ATTGTTGAAAATTTTGTTCACGGCAAAGTGCGGCGAAAACAAATCTTCATAATTTGCAGAAACTACTTGGGGCTTCCCGCTGGTGGGGTCAAAAGCGCGATCTTCCAAGTCGAGATTCATTGAACTTTTGCCAATACCGGCGGTAAAGGAAATATTATATGGCATTTTCAAGGTCCACTCTGTGAAAAGCGATTTGTTTTTCGATTTTGAATATTGGTTGCTTCGTATGGCGCCAATTATATTGTAACCTTCGGGATCGTTAGGGTTTTCAATCATTCCATGACTAATGGATTGGGAACGTTGCTCCTGAAACTCAAGTCCTGCAATTCCTGAAAGGCTGAAGTTTTCACTTAAATCAAAATTTAGGTCAAAAGTAATTCGCGTTCCATAGTTGATAGGATTTTTATCTGTCCAGCCCCCGGCAGAGCTGGCATTGGTATTAAGGCCAGAGCCATACACCGTAGCGGTATTTGAAAGCCAATTGGTAAATCTGTATTTGTGGCTCAACCCCGCTCTAAAACTTATCACTTCGCTGTGCGCATTGTTTTTAATATACCGGGCGTTTCCACTGTAGTCCAAAGTATCGTATTGCCCAATGGTAAGCTCACCTGCACGTTCGTCATAGCTATTGCTGAAACCAAAATAGGTGCTAACTGTCTGTTTCTCGCTTGGATTAAAATCCAAGACTGCATTTAAGAAATCTTTGGTTGAGGCATTATGGTCTAGATACCCATCAGAAATTTGATGGCCGTAGTTCAATAAAACTGAAGATTTTTTCATACCCACTTGCAATTGTGTTGTAAAACGCGCCAGACCATAACTGCCCACGGTAACTTTTTCACTTAGTGAAGTTTCGCCATTTTTGGGACGAATGGTTGTAAGGTTTACAACTCCCGCAATCGCAAATCCATATAATGCTCCTGCAGGCCCTTTAATAACATCCACACTGCCCACGGAGGCAAAATCTATATCGTCTAAGATTGTGATTCCTTCCGCATCTGTAAGCGGGATGTTGTTGTAATACACTTTGTAGCCTTGACCGTCAAAGTTGTTATTCGCTCCGCGAAAACCAACGCCGTTTCCATACCCACGAATATTGAATTGCTGCCCAGACGAAACACCCCTTCGGTTCATCGTTACTCCAGGAACGTTTGCGTTTATGGCATCGTCGAGATATAGTCCCGTGCCACGCTGCAATTCCTTCTCTTCCAATTTAATTACGGAAACAGGCTTGTCGAGAACTTTTTTGTTATTGTCCAAGGTTCCGGAAAGCTGTACTTCGTCCAGCGCGCTTACTGAAGTTCGCATCGAAATATTTAAGGTTTCGGAACAATTTTTAACTTGAGTTGTATAGGTTTCGTAGCCAATAAAGCTTACTGAAATATTTTGGTTCGTAACACAAGGAATGCTGAAATTACCATTGGCATCAGTGCTGGCAACTTCAGTGCCGTTCACTTCTATTTTTGCTCCAGCAAGTGGAGCCTTGTTGGTTGCATCATATATTTTTCCAGAAAGTTGTTGCTGTCCAAATACAGATACGGTTATAAGCAATCCCAAAAGGGAAAGATAAATTTTTGTCATTTTTTTTGAATTTTTATAATTTAAAATATATGCAGAACGGCCCGAAATTGTACCGAATGCATTTTTAAGGGAAGCGAAAATGCTTCAAAATAAATTATAAAACTTGTTGGGGCGGGGGACTGGAGATTTCCAGTGAAAGCGGGGAATAATTGTCTTGATAGACAAAATTGGTGTGGGTAGATTTTTTTGAAAGCGCTACATCATCCTTCTGGGGAAGCGGATTTATTTTCTGAAGAAACTTTACGGTTTTTACTGAATTGTTCCGGTTGTTTTTATCCTTGCGTTTTTTCTGAAGCTCTTTATTATATTTGGCAATCAAATTGGTTTCCTGGCTGTCTGAAATACAATGGTAAACTTTTGTGTTTTCATTCAAAATTTCAACGCGAACAATATCATACATCGTTCCTTTATAGCTGAATTCTTCACGGTCTTTCCAGATAAGTTGGTTTTCATTTTCGGAAGAAACGGTAAGGCTTGTCAAATCTTTTTCAGAAATACCCTTCTTTATTTGATGGATTATTTCCCTACGAATATGATGTTGTTGAATTTTTAAAACAACATAAGAGCCCCCAAAGTTGAAGGCAAATACAAAAAGAAGAAAAATTACAGTTGCATTTTTCAATGCCAATTTTTTTAAGGAATAGCTAAATTAAATAAAATATGATAAGCAATAGCAATAGAAGCCTATTTAACACAATTATCGTGGATTGCATTGCGTATATTCTTCTGTGTTAACAGCCTGTTAAACCAAAGTTCTTCTGCTTCAGCACCGTATTAATTACGTAATTTTAATAGCCATAAAATTTTCAGTCATGCAGCAAGATATTTACAACCTCAAAAAAACACTCGAGACTTCCAAAGAAAAGCTTAGCTATTACAGTCTTCCCGAACTTGAAAAGCAAGGGCATAACATTAAAAAATTGCCGTTTTCGATACGCATTCTCTTAGAAAATGCACTGCGGAATTACGATGATTTTTCAGTAACTAAGGAACATTTGGATGCTATCCTCAATTGGGAACCTACCAAAAGCGATTATGACATCGCATTTAAGCCTGCCCGGGTTCTGATGCAAGATTTTACCGGCGTTCCCGCAGTGGTTGACATTGCCTCCCTGCGTTCTGAAATGGCGCGAAAGGGCGGCGATGCCTCAAAAATAAATCCGTTGATCCCAGTAGATTTGGTTGTTGACCATAGCGTGCAGGTGGACTATTTTGCCGCCCAATATGCATATCAGCAAAACATGGAAGAAGAATACAAGCGCAACAGGGAACGCTATACTTTTTTGAAATGGGCTCAGAAATCGTTCAATAATTTTAGTGTGGTGCCCCCCGGAATGGGCATTTGCCACCAAGTGAATTTGGAGTATTTTTCCCAAGGTGTTATTGCGAGGGACGGAATGGCCATACCTGATACACTTGTAGGAACAGATAGCCATACGCCAATGGTAAACGGAATAGGCGTAGTAGCCTGGGGCGTTGGCGGAATTGAAGCCGAAGCAGCCATTCTGGGCCAGCCTATTTATTTCATAAGTCCGGAAGTTATTGGGCTAAAGCTTACCGGAAATCTTCCAGTGGGCTCTACTGCAACTGATTTGGTGTTGACCATAGCCAACTTGCTCCGTAAATACGGCGTGGTGGGCAAATTTGTTGAGGTATTTGGGCCGGGCTTGAACAATCTTTCGGTGCCGGATAGAGCCACAATTGGGAATATGTCGCCAGAATTTGGTTGTACTATTACATATTTCCCCATTGACGATAAAACCTTGGAATATATGCGAAGCAGCAACCGCAGTGAGGAACAGATACAGTTGGTGGAAGATTATTGCAAGGCGAATATGCTATGGCGTGCAGATGAAGATATGATTGAATACACCGACGTGCTGGAACTTGATATTTCTACCGTTCAGCCTACCGTGGCTGGGCCCAAACGTCCACAGGATAAAATTGTTTTAAAAGACTTTAGAGGTAAATTCATAGAATTATTAGACACTGGGTTTGATAGAAAATATATAAAACCATCAGAGCGGGAACAGGCCATTACACGGTGGAAAGAGGAGGGTGGAAGCCAACCGGTGGAACAGCCCAAAGACCCAAACCCCGATGTTGAAATAGAAACAAAAATTAAAAATGGTCTAAAGACAGTCTGGATTTCAAACGGAAGCCAAAAATATATGCTATCCGATGGGTCCGTGGCCATTGCTGCAATTACATCCTGTACCAATACATCCAATCCCTTTGTGATGATTGGTGCTGGCTTGGTGGCCAAAAAAGCCCGTGAAAAAGGAATAGACGTGAAGCCATGGGTAAAAACCTCCTTGGCACCTGGCTCAAAAGTAGTAACTGATTACCTTGAGAAAGCAAATCTTTTAAAAGACTTGGAAGCGTTGCAATTTCATTTAGTGGGTTACGGCTGTACTTCATGTATCGGGAATTCGGGCCCGCTTCCCCCGCAAATTGCAAAAGCTGTGGAAGAGCAACAGTTGGTTGTGGCATCCGTGCTGTCGGGCAATCGAAATTTTGAAGCCCGAATCCATCCTCAGGTTAAAATGAATTTCTTAATGTCGCCTATGTTGGTAGTTGCCTTTGCCATTGCCGGGCGAGTGGATATTGATTTAACTTCTGAACCATTGGCTACAGACCATAATGGCAAGGATATTTTTTTAAAAGACATCTGGCCTACCGATGATGAAATTCACGAAGTGATGAAAATGGTGCTTTCGCCAAAAGATTTTGAGAAGAATTACGGAGAAATATTTGAAGGCAACGAAATTTGGCGAAACCTAGAAGTGCCAGATGACAAGATTTACCAATGGGATGATGAGTCAACCTATATAAAAGAAGCGCCGTTTTTCCGTGATCTTTCTGAGGAACCAAAAGACCTGAAAAATATTGAAAATGCCCGTGCGCTTTTGGTTTTGGGCGATAGTATTACTACAGACCATATTTCACCGGCAGGAGCTTTTTCAGAAAGTTCTGCGGCAGGACAGTATTTAAGGTCAAGAGGCGTGGAGAAGAAAAATTTTAATAGCTACGGCTCGCGTCGTGGAAATGATGAAGTGATGGTACGGGGCACCTTCGCCAATGTGCGTATCAACAATCAACTGGCAGACAAAGAGGGCGGGTACACCACACATCTGCCGTCGGGAGAGGAGATGACGGTTTATGATGCCGCCCAAAAGTATATAAAGGACAAAACGCCACTAATTGTTCTCGCTGGTAAGGAATATGGAAGTGGTTCCTCTCGCGATTGGGCTGCCAAAGGAACTTTTCTTTTAGGGATAAAAGCCGTTTTGGCAGAAAGTTACGAACGCATCCATCGTAGTAATTTGATTATGATGGGTGTATTGCCACTTCAGTATGTGGAAGGTGAAAGCGCAAAGTCTCACGGATTAACGGGGAAGGAACATTTCACAATTACCGGTATTGAAAACGATTTGACCCCTTCAAAAAAGGTAATGGTGACTGCCAAGAACGAAGATGGCAAGGAAATTGAATTTAAGGTAGTAGCAAGACTGGATTCGCCTATTGAAGTTGCATATTACCAAAACGAGGGCATACTTCAATACGTGTTACGCCAGTTTTTGAAAGAATAAACCTGTGATTTTAATCGTTCGCCCAAAACTTCTCCGTAAAAATTACAATGGGATCACCCTCTGGCCTTTTGTGGTTTTAAAACACAATTCCTTAAAAAAAGACGCCGTTTTTTTGAACCACGAAAGAATCCACTTGCGCCAACAGTCAGAATTGTTGATTCTTTTTTTCTATTTGTGGTACGGTCTTGAGTTTTTGATACGATTAATTCAATATAAAAATCGTCACAAAGCATACCGAAATATTTCCTTTGAACGTGAAGCATATCATTACGAAAGTGATTTCAATTATTTAAAAAAACGAAAGCCTTACGGATTCTTAAAATTTTTATAACTGACAACCGACAACAAAATGAGCCTACTCTTTTCTCCCTTAAAAATAAAAAGTACAACCTTTAAGAACCGAATGGTCGTTTCGCCTATGTGTATGTATAGCAGTGCTGACGGCTTTGCAAACAATTTTCACTTGGTGCATCTTGGAAGCCGTGCCGTTGGTGGAATGGGATTGATTATTCAAGAAGCTACCGCCGTCTCCCCCGAAGGCAGAATTACCCACGGCGATATGGGCATTTGGAAAGACGAGCATATAGTGATGCAAAAACAAA
The Aequorivita iocasae genome window above contains:
- a CDS encoding TonB-dependent receptor is translated as MTKIYLSLLGLLITVSVFGQQQLSGKIYDATNKAPLAGAKIEVNGTEVASTDANGNFSIPCVTNQNISVSFIGYETYTTQVKNCSETLNISMRTSVSALDEVQLSGTLDNNKKVLDKPVSVIKLEEKELQRGTGLYLDDAINANVPGVTMNRRGVSSGQQFNIRGYGNGVGFRGANNNFDGQGYKVYYNNIPLTDAEGITILDDIDFASVGSVDVIKGPAGALYGFAIAGVVNLTTIRPKNGETSLSEKVTVGSYGLARFTTQLQVGMKKSSVLLNYGHQISDGYLDHNASTKDFLNAVLDFNPSEKQTVSTYFGFSNSYDERAGELTIGQYDTLDYSGNARYIKNNAHSEVISFRAGLSHKYRFTNWLSNTATVYGSGLNTNASSAGGWTDKNPINYGTRITFDLNFDLSENFSLSGIAGLEFQEQRSQSISHGMIENPNDPEGYNIIGAIRSNQYSKSKNKSLFTEWTLKMPYNISFTAGIGKSSMNLDLEDRAFDPTSGKPQVVSANYEDLFSPHFAVNKIFNNSISLYASYSKGYKAPVSGNVIIGATGELNTGLEPEEGDQFEIGSKGNVINSKLHYEVALFQAIFKNKFTSVAVPAGDGTTLYSSIANGGELNNKGVEALVKYTAYESATGFFNNISPYANVAYSDFKYEDFVYQSISREGELSTSDYSGKAVAGVAPWVVNAGVDFNTNLGLYGTVNYAYHDPVPFTSDGLNVADSYSLLNAKLGYRMSFGHFDLDAYAGADNITGEKYYLMLFLNQLDDAYIPAPLDTVCYGGLNLKYNF
- the acnA gene encoding aconitate hydratase AcnA, which codes for MQQDIYNLKKTLETSKEKLSYYSLPELEKQGHNIKKLPFSIRILLENALRNYDDFSVTKEHLDAILNWEPTKSDYDIAFKPARVLMQDFTGVPAVVDIASLRSEMARKGGDASKINPLIPVDLVVDHSVQVDYFAAQYAYQQNMEEEYKRNRERYTFLKWAQKSFNNFSVVPPGMGICHQVNLEYFSQGVIARDGMAIPDTLVGTDSHTPMVNGIGVVAWGVGGIEAEAAILGQPIYFISPEVIGLKLTGNLPVGSTATDLVLTIANLLRKYGVVGKFVEVFGPGLNNLSVPDRATIGNMSPEFGCTITYFPIDDKTLEYMRSSNRSEEQIQLVEDYCKANMLWRADEDMIEYTDVLELDISTVQPTVAGPKRPQDKIVLKDFRGKFIELLDTGFDRKYIKPSEREQAITRWKEEGGSQPVEQPKDPNPDVEIETKIKNGLKTVWISNGSQKYMLSDGSVAIAAITSCTNTSNPFVMIGAGLVAKKAREKGIDVKPWVKTSLAPGSKVVTDYLEKANLLKDLEALQFHLVGYGCTSCIGNSGPLPPQIAKAVEEQQLVVASVLSGNRNFEARIHPQVKMNFLMSPMLVVAFAIAGRVDIDLTSEPLATDHNGKDIFLKDIWPTDDEIHEVMKMVLSPKDFEKNYGEIFEGNEIWRNLEVPDDKIYQWDDESTYIKEAPFFRDLSEEPKDLKNIENARALLVLGDSITTDHISPAGAFSESSAAGQYLRSRGVEKKNFNSYGSRRGNDEVMVRGTFANVRINNQLADKEGGYTTHLPSGEEMTVYDAAQKYIKDKTPLIVLAGKEYGSGSSRDWAAKGTFLLGIKAVLAESYERIHRSNLIMMGVLPLQYVEGESAKSHGLTGKEHFTITGIENDLTPSKKVMVTAKNEDGKEIEFKVVARLDSPIEVAYYQNEGILQYVLRQFLKE